In the genome of Lathyrus oleraceus cultivar Zhongwan6 chromosome 4, CAAS_Psat_ZW6_1.0, whole genome shotgun sequence, the window ATCATCCTTTTGAAAATTTGAAGTTCCTCAACACATTTATTATAGATCACAATGATTTGACCATTAATGATTCTCTTGGATTCTTTACTTCATTGACAAGTTGTAGATATTTGGAATATCTACTCTTATCGGAGAATCAAATATTACCCAATCTTCCTCGGTCAATTGGAAACATAACTTCAGAATACTTTGTTGCAGATTCATGCGGAATTGACGGTAATATTCCCTTAGAGATTGGAAACATGAGCAATTTGTTAAGTTTTTCTCTGATTGGGAATAATTTAAATGGACCAATACCTAGTACATTCAAAGGGTTACAAAAACTTCAGGTATTGAACCTTGGCTACAATGGACTACAAGGATCATTTATTAAGGAGCTATGTGAAATGGAGAGTTTGAGTGAGTTGTATCTAGATCATAATAGCCTTTCTAGTTCTTTACCATCTTGTTTGGGAAATATGACTTCTCTTAGAACTTTAAACATAGGATATAATATTTTTACCTCTAAGATCCCTTCCTCTCTTTGGAGTCTCAAAGATATCTTAAAGATAAATTTGTCCTCTAATGCTTTCATTGGTAATCTTCCATCTGAGATTGGGAATTTGAGAGCAATTGTATTATTAGATCTTTCAAAAAATCATATTTCAAGCAAAATTCCTACAACCATCACTTTCTTAAAAACATTGCAGAATCTCTCTTTCGCGCACAACCAATTCTATGGGCCAATTCCCACATTACTTGGTGACATGGTAGGCTTGATCTCCTTGGACTTATCCCAAAATATGCTAACTGGTGTTATTCCAAAATCTTTAACATCACTTTTGTATCTTCAAAACATCAACTTTTCATACAATAGTTTACAAGGAGAGATTCCTGATGGTGGACCTTTCAAGAATTTCACATCCCAGTCTTTTATGCATAATGAAGCACTTTGCGGAAATCCTCGCCTACAAGTTCCTCCATGTGGTGGTAAACATGTTAAGAAAAGTTCAACGACAAAGAAGCTATTAATGAAATGCATACTTCCCATAGTACTGTCAACCATTTTGGTTGTTGCAAGCATAATACTTTTAAAACATAAACGGAAAAAGGTTGAAAATAATCTTGAAAAGGGTTTATCTACTTTAGGAGCTCCAAGAAGAATTTCTTATTATGAACTTGTGCAAGCAACAAATGGTTTCAATGAGGATAATTTACTTGGAAGGGGTGGCTTTGGCTCTGTGTATCACGGAAAGCTTCCCGATGGTGAGATGATTGCAGTTAAAGTAATTGATTTGCAGTCAGAGGAAAAATCAAGAACCTTTGATGCAGAATGCAATGCAATGAGAAATCTACGACATCGAAATCTGGTTAAGATTATTAGCAGTTGTTCAAATCTTGATTTCAAATCATTGGTGATGGAGTTCATGCCAAATGGAAGTGTGGACAAATGGTTATATTCAAATAACTATTGTTTGAATTTCATGCAAAGGTTAAATATAATGATAGATGTTGCATCTGCATTGGAATATCTCCATCATGGTTCTCCAATACCAGTGGTTCATTGTGACCTAAAGCCTACAAATGTGTTGCTGGATGAAGATATGGTTGCACATGTTAGTGATTTCGGTATTGCGAAGCTCATGGATGAAGGACAATCTAAAACTCATACAGATACTTTGGCTACTATTGGATACCTTGCACCAGGTCATTTCTTGATCCCTTCTACTTAGCATTTTCTTTTGTTATATTTTTAATCCTAACAAATCTATCTATATATATACACACACGCAGAATATGGATCCGAAGGAATTGTTTCTATCAGAGGAGATGTGTACAGCTATGGGATAATGCTATTGGAAATTTTCACAAGAAGAAAACCAACTGATGATATATTTGTTGGAGATCTAAGTTTGAAAACATGGATCAGTGGATCATTGCCTAATTCAATTTTGGAAGTCTTGGATTCTAATT includes:
- the LOC127075198 gene encoding probable LRR receptor-like serine/threonine-protein kinase At3g47570 isoform X2 produces the protein MKNLFSYLFLFWFSLYCFIACTASNIKNIRTDESALLAFKSLITSDPYGMLANNWSTSYSVCNWVGVSYDKKHNRVHSLNLRNMGLRGTLSPTLGNLSFLVKLVLSNNSFGGQLPKEIGWLRPLKVLSFDTNEFVGAIPMALGDLSQLQHLDLNTNHFSSFIPQSIYNLSKLEYMDCGYNSLEGTILPMIGRLHRLNSFSINDNKMSGLIPKEISNISSLDNLHLPFNNFSGPIPEEIAYLDKLEFLILLENNFSGSIPLKLFNISSLKYLLLEQNRLSGPIPEEIGYLNQPEAIALSNNNFNGSIPFRLFNMSRLIFLYLEQNHLSGIIPFITNLPRLQVLHLNNNNFVGNIPVSIFNASKLLELQLSYNSFSGTLSNHPFENLKFLNTFIIDHNDLTINDSLGFFTSLTSCRYLEYLLLSENQILPNLPRSIGNITSEYFVADSCGIDGNIPLEIGNMSNLLSFSLIGNNLNGPIPSTFKGLQKLQVLNLGYNGLQGSFIKELCEMESLSELYLDHNSLSSSLPSCLGNMTSLRTLNIGYNIFTSKIPSSLWSLKDILKINLSSNAFIGNLPSEIGNLRAIVLLDLSKNHISSKIPTTITFLKTLQNLSFAHNQFYGPIPTLLGDMVGLISLDLSQNMLTGVIPKSLTSLLYLQNINFSYNSLQGEIPDGGPFKNFTSQSFMHNEALCGNPRLQVPPCGGKHVKKSSTTKKLLMKCILPIVLSTILVVASIILLKHKRKKVENNLEKGLSTLGAPRRISYYELVQATNGFNEDNLLGRGGFGSVYHGKLPDGEMIAVKVIDLQSEEKSRTFDAECNAMRNLRHRNLVKIISSCSNLDFKSLVMEFMPNGSVDKWLYSNNYCLNFMQRLNIMIDVASALEYLHHGSPIPVVHCDLKPTNVLLDEDMVAHVSDFGIAKLMDEGQSKTHTDTLATIGYLAPEYGSEGIVSIRGDVYSYGIMLLEIFTRRKPTDDIFVGDLSLKTWISGSLPNSILEVLDSNLIQQNGEQQMDKILTHMSSIFGLALNCCEHSPEARINMIDVKSTLIKIKTLIFGRSVV
- the LOC127075198 gene encoding probable LRR receptor-like serine/threonine-protein kinase At3g47570 isoform X1, whose protein sequence is MRNLFSYLFLFWFSLYCFIACTTSNIKNIRTDESALLAFKSLITSDPYGMLANNWSTSYSVCNWVGVSCDKKHNRVNSLNLTNMGLRGTLSPNLGNLSFLVKLVLSNNSFGGQLPKEIGWLRRLKVLSFDTNEFVGAIPPALGDLSHLQHLDLNTNHFSSFIPQSIYNLSKLEHLDCGHNSLEGTIPPMIGRLHQLNNLSLNDNKMSGLIPKEISNISLLETLYLSSNNFSGPIPEEIAYLDKLEFLILLENNFSGSIPLKLFNISSLKYLLLEQNRLSGPIPEEIGYLNQPEAIALSNNNFNGSIPFRLFNMSRLIFLYLEQNHLSGIIPFITNLPRLQVLHLNNNNFVGNIPVSIFNASKLLELQLSYNSFSGTLSNHPFENLKFLNTFIIDHNDLTINDSLGFFTSLTSCRYLEYLLLSENQILPNLPRSIGNITSEYFVADSCGIDGNIPLEIGNMSNLLSFSLIGNNLNGPIPSTFKGLQKLQVLNLGYNGLQGSFIKELCEMESLSELYLDHNSLSSSLPSCLGNMTSLRTLNIGYNIFTSKIPSSLWSLKDILKINLSSNAFIGNLPSEIGNLRAIVLLDLSKNHISSKIPTTITFLKTLQNLSFAHNQFYGPIPTLLGDMVGLISLDLSQNMLTGVIPKSLTSLLYLQNINFSYNSLQGEIPDGGPFKNFTSQSFMHNEALCGNPRLQVPPCGGKHVKKSSTTKKLLMKCILPIVLSTILVVASIILLKHKRKKVENNLEKGLSTLGAPRRISYYELVQATNGFNEDNLLGRGGFGSVYHGKLPDGEMIAVKVIDLQSEEKSRTFDAECNAMRNLRHRNLVKIISSCSNLDFKSLVMEFMPNGSVDKWLYSNNYCLNFMQRLNIMIDVASALEYLHHGSPIPVVHCDLKPTNVLLDEDMVAHVSDFGIAKLMDEGQSKTHTDTLATIGYLAPEYGSEGIVSIRGDVYSYGIMLLEIFTRRKPTDDIFVGDLSLKTWISGSLPNSILEVLDSNLIQQNGEQQMDKILTHMSSIFGLALNCCEHSPEARINMIDVKSTLIKIKTLIFGRSVV
- the LOC127075198 gene encoding probable LRR receptor-like serine/threonine-protein kinase At3g47570 isoform X5; its protein translation is MRNLFSYLFLFWFSLYCFIACTTSNIKNIRTDESALLAFKSLITSDPYGMLANNWSTSYSVCNWVGVSCDKKHNRVNSLNLTNMGLRGTLSPNLGNLSFLVKLVLSNNSFGGQLPKEIGWLRRLKVLSFDTNEFVGAIPPALGDLSHLQHLDLNTNHFSSFIPQSIYNLSKLEHLDCGHNSLEGTIPPMIGRLHQLNNLSLNDNKMSGLIPKEISNISLLETLYLSSNNFSGPIPEEIGYLNQPEAIALSNNNFNGSIPFRLFNMSRLIFLYLEQNHLSGIIPFITNLPRLQVLHLNNNNFVGNIPVSIFNASKLLELQLSYNSFSGTLSNHPFENLKFLNTFIIDHNDLTINDSLGFFTSLTSCRYLEYLLLSENQILPNLPRSIGNITSEYFVADSCGIDGNIPLEIGNMSNLLSFSLIGNNLNGPIPSTFKGLQKLQVLNLGYNGLQGSFIKELCEMESLSELYLDHNSLSSSLPSCLGNMTSLRTLNIGYNIFTSKIPSSLWSLKDILKINLSSNAFIGNLPSEIGNLRAIVLLDLSKNHISSKIPTTITFLKTLQNLSFAHNQFYGPIPTLLGDMVGLISLDLSQNMLTGVIPKSLTSLLYLQNINFSYNSLQGEIPDGGPFKNFTSQSFMHNEALCGNPRLQVPPCGGKHVKKSSTTKKLLMKCILPIVLSTILVVASIILLKHKRKKVENNLEKGLSTLGAPRRISYYELVQATNGFNEDNLLGRGGFGSVYHGKLPDGEMIAVKVIDLQSEEKSRTFDAECNAMRNLRHRNLVKIISSCSNLDFKSLVMEFMPNGSVDKWLYSNNYCLNFMQRLNIMIDVASALEYLHHGSPIPVVHCDLKPTNVLLDEDMVAHVSDFGIAKLMDEGQSKTHTDTLATIGYLAPEYGSEGIVSIRGDVYSYGIMLLEIFTRRKPTDDIFVGDLSLKTWISGSLPNSILEVLDSNLIQQNGEQQMDKILTHMSSIFGLALNCCEHSPEARINMIDVKSTLIKIKTLIFGRSVV
- the LOC127075198 gene encoding probable LRR receptor-like serine/threonine-protein kinase At3g47570 isoform X3, which codes for MKNLFSYLFLFWFSLYCFIACTASNIKNIRTDESALLAFKSLITSDPYGMLANNWSTSYSVCNWVGVSYDKKHNRVHSLNLRNMGLRGTLSPTLGNLSFLVKLVLSNNSFGGQLPKEIGWLRPLKVLSFDTNEFVGAIPMALGDLSQLQHLDLNTNHFSSFIPQSIYNLSKLEYMDCGYNSLEGTILPMIGRLHRLNSFSINDNKMSGLIPKEISNISSLDNLHLPFNNFSGPIPEEIGYLDKLEFLILLNNSFSGSIPLNLFNISSLRYLQLEQNRLSGPIPEEIGYLNQPEAIALSNNNFNGSIPFRLFNMSRLIFLYLEQNHLSGIIPFITNLPRLQVLHLNNNNFVGNIPVSIFNASKLLELQLSYNSFSGTLSNHPFENLKFLNTFIIDHNDLTINDSLGFFTSLTSCRYLEYLLLSENQILPNLPRSIGNITSEYFVADSCGIDGNIPLEIGNMSNLLSFSLIGNNLNGPIPSTFKGLQKLQVLNLGYNGLQGSFIKELCEMESLSELYLDHNSLSSSLPSCLGNMTSLRTLNIGYNIFTSKIPSSLWSLKDILKINLSSNAFIGNLPSEIGNLRAIVLLDLSKNHISSKIPTTITFLKTLQNLSFAHNQFYGPIPTLLGDMVGLISLDLSQNMLTGVIPKSLTSLLYLQNINFSYNSLQGEIPDGGPFKNFTSQSFMHNEALCGNPRLQVPPCGGKHVKKSSTTKKLLMKCILPIVLSTILVVASIILLKHKRKKVENNLEKGLSTLGAPRRISYYELVQATNGFNEDNLLGRGGFGSVYHGKLPDGEMIAVKVIDLQSEEKSRTFDAECNAMRNLRHRNLVKIISSCSNLDFKSLVMEFMPNGSVDKWLYSNNYCLNFMQRLNIMIDVASALEYLHHGSPIPVVHCDLKPTNVLLDEDMVAHVSDFGIAKLMDEGQSKTHTDTLATIGYLAPEYGSEGIVSIRGDVYSYGIMLLEIFTRRKPTDDIFVGDLSLKTWISGSLPNSILEVLDSNLIQQNGEQQMDKILTHMSSIFGLALNCCEHSPEARINMIDVKSTLIKIKTLIFGRSVV
- the LOC127075198 gene encoding probable LRR receptor-like serine/threonine-protein kinase At3g47570 isoform X4 translates to MKNLFSYLFLFWFSLYCFIACTASNIKNIRTDESALLAFKSLITSDPYGMLANNWSTSYSVCNWVGVSYDKKHNRVHSLNLRNMGLRGTLSPTLGNLSFLVKLVLSNNSFGGQLPKEIGWLRPLKVLSFDTNEFVGAIPMALGDLSQLQHLDLNTNHFSSFIPQSIYNLSKLEYMDCGYNSLEGTILPMIGRLHRLNSFSINDNKMSGLIPKEISNISSLDNLHLPFNNFSGPIPEEIGYLDKLEFLILLNNSFSGSIPLNLFNISSLRYLQLEQNRLSGPIPEEIGYLNQPEDIALSNNNFNGSIPFRLLNMSRLIFLYLEQNHLSVSIFNASKLLELQLSYNSFSGTLSNHPFENLKFLNTFIIDHNDLTINDSLGFFTSLTSCRYLEYLLLSENQILPNLPRSIGNITSEYFVADSCGIDGNIPLEIGNMSNLLSFSLIGNNLNGPIPSTFKGLQKLQVLNLGYNGLQGSFIKELCEMESLSELYLDHNSLSSSLPSCLGNMTSLRTLNIGYNIFTSKIPSSLWSLKDILKINLSSNAFIGNLPSEIGNLRAIVLLDLSKNHISSKIPTTITFLKTLQNLSFAHNQFYGPIPTLLGDMVGLISLDLSQNMLTGVIPKSLTSLLYLQNINFSYNSLQGEIPDGGPFKNFTSQSFMHNEALCGNPRLQVPPCGGKHVKKSSTTKKLLMKCILPIVLSTILVVASIILLKHKRKKVENNLEKGLSTLGAPRRISYYELVQATNGFNEDNLLGRGGFGSVYHGKLPDGEMIAVKVIDLQSEEKSRTFDAECNAMRNLRHRNLVKIISSCSNLDFKSLVMEFMPNGSVDKWLYSNNYCLNFMQRLNIMIDVASALEYLHHGSPIPVVHCDLKPTNVLLDEDMVAHVSDFGIAKLMDEGQSKTHTDTLATIGYLAPEYGSEGIVSIRGDVYSYGIMLLEIFTRRKPTDDIFVGDLSLKTWISGSLPNSILEVLDSNLIQQNGEQQMDKILTHMSSIFGLALNCCEHSPEARINMIDVKSTLIKIKTLIFGRSVV